The Sebastes umbrosus isolate fSebUmb1 chromosome 19, fSebUmb1.pri, whole genome shotgun sequence genome has a segment encoding these proteins:
- the LOC119478579 gene encoding mucin-5AC-like: protein MRVSPQTLLAWLLVCCSLTGQTAAPITPPSSSPTPSSSSSALQSSLAPEAVPPSTTTEREESSAATPTATLQSSSTQPAPSLVDVITTNSAQSTSDAEATSTVSTQSTNLVTERLGVTSNTSTVVDPASSPSNTSIYSSTISASNTAEPTGFTSGPDPTPVTQTTPAPITTTTASSSSSLNKDTVSVSQNSSGQTAAPTTPPPSSPTPSPASSALQNSLAPEAVPPSTTTEREESSAATPTATLQSSSTQPAPSPVDVITTNSAQSTSDAEATSTVSTQSTNLVTERLGVTSNTSTVVDPASSPSNTSIYSSTISASNTAEPTGFTSGPDPTPVTQTTPAPITTTTASSSSSLNKDTVSVSQNSSGQTAAPTTPPPSSPTPSPASSALQNSLAPEAVPPSTTTEREESSAATPTATLQSSSTQPAPSPVDVITTNSAQSTSDAEATSTVSTQSTDLVTERLGVTSNTSTVVDPASSPSNTSIYSSTLSASNTAEPTGFTSGPDPTPVTQTTPAPITTTTASSSSSLNEDTVSVSQNSLGQTAAPTTPPPSSPTPSPASSALQNSLAPEAVPPSTTTEREESSAATPTATLQSSSTQPAPSPVDVITTNSAQSTSDAEATSTVSTQSTNLVTERLGVTSNTSTVVDPASSPSNTSIYSSTISASNTAEPTGFTSGPDPTPVTQTTPAPITTTTASSSSSLNKDTVSVSQNSSGQTAAPTTPPPSSPTPSPASSALQNSLAPEAVPPSTTTEREESSAATPTATLQSSSTQPAPSPVDVITTNSAQSTSDAEATSTVSTQSTNLVTERLGVTSNTSTVVDPASSPSNTSIYSSTISASNTAEPTGFTSGPDPTPVTQTTPAPITTTTASSSSSLNKDTVSVSQNSSGQTAAPTTPPPSSPTPSPASSALQNSLAPEAVPPSTTTEREESSAATPTATLQSSSTQPAPSPVDVITTNSAQSTSDAEATSTVSTQSTDLVTERLGVTSNTSTVVDPASSPSNTSIYSSTLSASNTAEPTGFTSGPDPTPVTQTTPAPITTTTASSSSSLNEDTVSVSQNSLGQTAAPTTPPPSSPTPSPASSALQNSLAPEAVPPSTTTEREESSAATPTATLQSSSTQPAPSPVDVITTNSAQSTSDAEATSTVSTQSTNLVTERLGVTSNTSTVVDPASSPSNTSIYSSTISASNTAEPTGFTSGPDPTPVTQTTPAPITTTTASSSSSLNKDTVSVSQNSSGQTAAPTTPPPSSPTPSPASSALQNSLAPEAVPPSTTTEREESSAATPTATLQSSSTQPAPSPVDVITTNSAQSTSDAEATSTVSTQSTDLVTERLGVTSNTSTVVDPASSPSNTSIYSSTLSASNTAEPTGFTSGPDPTPVTQTTPAPITTTTASSSSSLNEDTVSVSQNSLGTLVQSQKTLVLTGL, encoded by the exons ATGAGGGTCAGCCCGCAAACTCTGCTGGCAT GGCTGCTGGTATGCTGTTCCCTAACAGGACAGACTGCAGCTCCAATCACCCCACCATCTTCATcaccaacaccatcatcatcctcaaGTGCACTACAAAGCTCTCTGGCTCCCGAAGCTGTTCCTCCATCGACAACAACGGAGAGGGAGGAATCCTCAGCAGCAACACCGACCGCAACTCTCCAGTCCTCATCTACCCAACCTGCCCCGTCACTTGTTGATGTGATCACTACAAATTCAGCTCAGTCCACCAGTGATGCTGAGGCCACCTCTACAGTTTCTACTCAATCCACCAACCTAGTGACAGAAAGGCTGGGAGtaaccagtaacaccagtacaGTCGTAGATCCAGCTTCATCACCATCAAACACCTCAATTTATTCTTCTACCATATCCGCATCTAACACAGCCGAGCCAACCGGCTTTACTTCAGGGCCTGACCCAACACCTGTGACCCAGACTACACCAGCCCCCATCACAACCaccacagccagcagcagcagctctttaaATAAGGACACCGTCTCCGTCAGCCAGAATTCTTCAG GACagactgcagctcccaccacccCACCACCTTCATCACCAACACCATCACCAGCCTCAAGTGCACTACAAAACTCTCTGGCTCCCGAAGCTGTTCCTCCATCGACAACAACGGAGAGGGAGGAATCCTCAGCAGCAACACCGACCGCAACTCTCCAGTCCTCATCTACCCAACCTGCCCCGTCACCTGTTGATGTGATCACTACAAATTCAGCTCAGTCCACCAGTGATGCTGAGGCCACCTCTACAGTTTCTACTCAATCCACCAACCTAGTGACAGAAAGGCTGGGAGtaaccagtaacaccagtacaGTCGTAGATCCAGCTTCATCACCATCAAACACCTCAATTTATTCTTCTACCATATCCGCATCTAACACAGCCGAGCCAACCGGCTTTACTTCAGGGCCTGACCCAACACCTGTGACCCAGACTACACCAGCCCCCATCACAACCaccacagccagcagcagcagctctttaaATAAGGACACCGTCTCCGTCAGCCAGAATTCTTCAG GACagactgcagctcccaccacccCACCACCTTCATCACCAACACCATCACCAGCCTCAAGTGCACTACAAAACTCTCTGGCTCCCGAAGCTGTTCCTCCATCGACAACAACGGAGAGGGAGGAATCCTCAGCAGCAACACCGACCGCAACTCTCCAGTCCTCATCTACCCAACCTGCCCCGTCACCTGTTGATGTGATCACTACAAATTCAGCTCAGTCCACCAGTGATGCTGAGGCCACCTCTACAGTTTCTACTCAATCCACCGACCTAGTGACAGAAAGGCTGGGAGtaaccagtaacaccagtacaGTCGTAGATCCAGCTTCATCACCATCAAACACCTCAATTTATTCTTCTACCTTATCCGCATCTAACACAGCCGAGCCAACCGGCTTTACTTCAGGGCCTGACCCAACACCTGTGACCCAGACTACACCGGCCCCCATCACAACCaccacagccagcagcagcagctctttaaATGAGGACACCGTCTCCGTCAGCCAGAATTCTTTAG GACagactgcagctcccaccacccCACCACCTTCATCACCAACACCATCACCAGCCTCAAGTGCACTACAAAACTCTCTGGCTCCCGAAGCTGTTCCTCCATCGACAACAACGGAGAGGGAGGAATCCTCAGCAGCAACACCGACCGCAACTCTCCAGTCCTCATCTACCCAACCTGCCCCGTCACCTGTTGATGTGATCACTACAAATTCAGCTCAGTCCACCAGTGATGCTGAGGCCACCTCTACAGTTTCTACTCAATCCACCAACCTAGTGACAGAAAGGCTGGGAGtaaccagtaacaccagtacaGTCGTAGATCCAGCTTCATCACCATCAAACACCTCAATTTATTCTTCTACCATATCCGCATCTAACACAGCCGAGCCAACCGGCTTTACTTCAGGGCCTGACCCAACACCTGTGACCCAGACTACACCAGCCCCCATCACAACCaccacagccagcagcagcagctctttaaATAAGGACACCGTCTCCGTCAGCCAGAATTCTTCAG GACagactgcagctcccaccacccCACCACCTTCATCACCAACACCATCACCAGCCTCAAGTGCACTACAAAACTCTCTGGCTCCCGAAGCTGTTCCTCCATCGACAACAACGGAGAGGGAGGAATCCTCAGCAGCAACACCGACCGCAACTCTCCAGTCCTCATCTACCCAACCTGCCCCGTCACCTGTTGATGTGATCACTACAAATTCAGCTCAGTCCACCAGTGATGCTGAGGCCACCTCTACAGTTTCTACTCAATCCACCAACCTAGTGACAGAAAGGCTGGGAGtaaccagtaacaccagtacaGTCGTAGATCCAGCTTCATCACCATCAAACACCTCAATTTATTCTTCTACCATATCCGCATCTAACACAGCCGAGCCAACCGGCTTTACTTCAGGGCCTGACCCAACACCTGTGACCCAGACTACACCAGCCCCCATCACAACCaccacagccagcagcagcagctctttaaATAAGGACACCGTCTCCGTCAGCCAGAATTCTTCAG GACagactgcagctcccaccacccCACCACCTTCATCACCAACACCATCACCAGCCTCAAGTGCACTACAAAACTCTCTGGCTCCCGAAGCTGTTCCTCCATCGACAACAACGGAGAGGGAGGAATCCTCAGCAGCAACACCGACCGCAACTCTCCAGTCCTCATCTACCCAACCTGCCCCGTCACCTGTTGATGTGATCACTACAAATTCAGCTCAGTCCACCAGTGATGCTGAGGCCACCTCTACAGTTTCTACTCAATCCACCGACCTAGTGACAGAAAGGCTGGGAGtaaccagtaacaccagtacaGTCGTAGATCCAGCTTCATCACCATCAAACACCTCAATTTATTCTTCTACCTTATCCGCATCTAACACAGCCGAGCCAACCGGCTTTACTTCAGGGCCTGACCCAACACCTGTGACCCAGACTACACCGGCCCCCATCACAACCaccacagccagcagcagcagctctttaaATGAGGACACCGTCTCCGTCAGCCAGAATTCTTTAG GACagactgcagctcccaccacccCACCACCTTCATCACCAACACCATCACCAGCCTCAAGTGCACTACAAAACTCTCTGGCTCCCGAAGCTGTTCCTCCATCGACAACAACGGAGAGGGAGGAATCCTCAGCAGCAACACCGACCGCAACTCTCCAGTCCTCATCTACCCAACCTGCCCCGTCACCTGTTGATGTGATCACTACAAATTCAGCTCAGTCCACCAGTGATGCTGAGGCCACCTCTACAGTTTCTACTCAATCCACCAACCTAGTGACAGAAAGGCTGGGAGtaaccagtaacaccagtacaGTCGTAGATCCAGCTTCATCACCATCAAACACCTCAATTTATTCTTCTACCATATCCGCATCTAACACAGCCGAGCCAACCGGCTTTACTTCAGGGCCTGACCCAACACCTGTGACCCAGACTACACCAGCCCCCATCACAACCaccacagccagcagcagcagctctttaaATAAGGACACCGTCTCCGTCAGCCAGAATTCTTCAG GACagactgcagctcccaccacccCACCACCTTCATCACCAACACCATCACCAGCCTCAAGTGCACTACAAAACTCTCTGGCTCCCGAAGCTGTTCCTCCATCGACAACAACGGAGAGGGAGGAATCCTCAGCAGCAACACCGACCGCAACTCTCCAGTCCTCATCTACCCAACCTGCCCCGTCACCTGTTGATGTGATCACTACAAATTCAGCTCAGTCCACCAGTGATGCTGAGGCCACCTCTACAGTTTCTACTCAATCCACCGACCTAGTGACAGAAAGGCTGGGAGtaaccagtaacaccagtacaGTCGTAGATCCAGCTTCATCACCATCAAACACCTCAATTTATTCTTCTACCTTATCCGCATCTAACACAGCCGAGCCAACCGGCTTTACTTCAGGGCCTGACCCAACACCTGTGACCCAGACTACACCGGCCCCCATCACAACCaccacagccagcagcagcagctctttaaATGAGGACACCGTCTCCGTCAGCCAGAATTCTTTAGGTACGTTGGTTCAAAGCCAAAAGACTTTAGTCTTAACAGGTCTATGA